Proteins encoded together in one Eriocheir sinensis breed Jianghai 21 chromosome 41, ASM2467909v1, whole genome shotgun sequence window:
- the LOC127009724 gene encoding matrix-remodeling-associated protein 7-like has translation MEEPLGYSNSQTWQAWFESYQVLWNNTSLIFVASVGVSLAVVVVSWVMGRAGSIRHSPRTQGGKDNSPKEGTEEEDSEKNEDKFDQEKKDVDRVIKYAQHLPGELKKAHQRSLEKTIETDMSEDQRRAEREAQSQQLAAIFKLMQEQEEKFGETTMDEIKDQMKLYCG, from the exons ATGGAGGAGCCCTTGGGGTACAGCAACTCCCAGACGTGGCAG GCGTGGTTCGAGTCCTACCAGGTGCTGTGGAACAACACATCGCTGATCTTCGTGGCCTCAGTGGGCGTGtcgctggcggtggtggtggtcagctGGGTCATGGGGCGCGCCGGCTCCATACGGCACTCCCCCCGCACACAGGGGGGTAAAGATAATTCACCGAAGGAAGGCACAGAGGAAGAGGACTCAGAGAAAAATGAGGACAAGTTTGACCAGGAAAAaaag gACGTGGACAGGGTGATCAAGTACGCTCAGCACCTGCCGGGGGAGCTGAAGAAGGCCCACCAGCGCTCCCTGGAGAAGACCATCGAGACGGACATGAGCGAGGACCAGAGACGAGCCGAGAGGGA AGCCCAGTCACAGCAGCTGGCAGCCATCTTCAAGCTCatgcaggaacaggaggagaaattcGGGGAAACAACAATGGACGAAATCAAGGACCAAATGAAGCTGTACTGTGGCTAG